The DNA window TAGCAAGCGCAAACTGGCAGCAAATATGAGTCGCGAACTCCGCGATTCACCGAACGCGCAGACCCCTGGCGGGCGGTCGACTGCTCAAAGACCCACGGCGCGGATCTCACCGACCGGGATCCCGCCGCCGGTCAGCACGGCGTGCGCCTGGTCCCCCACGGCCGGATTGGTGACGCCCAGCCGGCGCAGCACCGCGGCCATCACCACCGGGCGCGCCCGCTGGCCGCCGTCCTCGATCTTCAGCGCGACCGCCCGGCCGTCCGGAAGCGCGACCGCGTAGCAGGCCTCGGCCCCACCCTTGGCGAACAGCCCCGGCGTCGCGCCGATCAGCGCCGCCTCGTCCCGGGTGCTGCCGCTGACGTACGCCGGGTGGGCGCGGACCGTCGCCACGAGCCGTCCCTCGGGCGAGCCCTCCGGTGCCCGCACCATCGCCTGGAACGCCCGGGCCAGGCCGGTGAGGCTGAGCGCGAACAGAGGTGCGCCGCAGCCGTCCACCCCGGTGTGCGCGACCTTCTCCGCCGCCAGGCGTTCCACCGACTCCCGGATCGCCTTCTGCAACGGGTGACCGGGGTCGAGGTAGGTCTGCGTCGGCCAGCCGGCCGCGACGCAGGTGGCGAGCATCGCGGCGTGCTTGCCGGAGCAGTTCATGGTCACCCGGGCGGGCCCCCCGCCGGCCCGGACGAGCGTGTCCCGAGCGGCCACGTCGGCCGGCCAGTCGGGCGGACAGCGCAGGTCGTCCTCGGTGAGCCCGGCGCCGGCCAGGATCCGGCGTACGCCCGCGACGTGGAACTCCTCGCCGGAGTGGCTCGCGGTGGCCAGCGCCAGCAGCTCGCCCTCGAGGTCCAGGCCGCTGTGCAGCATGCCGGCCGCCTGCATCGGCTTGTTGGCAGAGCGGGGGTAGATCGGCGACTCCACGTCACCGACGGCGAGCGCGGTCGAACCGTCCGCGTCCAGCACCACCACCGAGCCGTGGTGGCGGCACTCCACGAAGCCGGAGCGGACGACCTCGGCGAGGACGGGCAGGTGGGCGGGCTGCGGGGGCTGAGACGACATCAGGGACGACACGAGGCCGCACCCTACCCCCGGCCGATGAGGACGCGCCCTGTCGCGGGCCGCCGCAGCTGCCGTGGCTACCGCGGCTTGACGTTGAGCAGGTCGCGCGCCTCGCCGGGCGACATCGCCGGCCGCTGGGCCAGCTCGGCGAGCCGGGCGGCCCGGGCGACCAGCTCGTCGTTGTGGCGTACAGGGCGGCCCCGGGCGAAGTTCAGTGTGTCCTCCATGCCGACCCGGAGGTGGCCGCCGCAGCTGAGGGCGGCCAGCGCGACCGGGAGGGTCGTCCGGCCGATACCGGTGGCCGACCACGACGTCACTGCCTCCGGCAATGCCCGCACCGCCGCCACCAGAGTGGCCGTGTCCCCGGGCATCCCGCCCGGAACGCCCATCACCAGGTCCGCGTGCACCCGGCCGCCGTACGGCAGGCCGTAGGTGTCCAGCAGCCGGTGCAACGCCGCCACGTGGCCGAGGTCGAACAGCTCGAACTCCGGGACGATCTCCCGCTCCTGGCTGAGCTCGTACAACCGGGTGACGAACGGCCACGGGTTGATGAACACGTCGTCACCGAAATTGACCGTGCCCATCGTGAGCGAGCACGAGTCGGGTTCGGCGTCCAGCACCCGCAGCCGGTCCTCGAGGGGGTCGGTGACCGCGCCGCCGGTGGACAGCTGGACCACCAGGTCGGTCTCGGCGCGTACGGCGGCCACCGCCGCCCGCAGCCGGCCGACGTCGAGGGTGGGCCGGTGCTCGGCGTCGCGGATGTGCAGGTGGATCATCGCCGCCCCGGCGTCCTGGCAGCGCCGGGCGGTCTCGACCAGCTCCGGCAGCGTGGTCGGCAGGGTCGGACACGCCTCCTTGGTGGTCTCCGCCCCGGTCGGGGCGACGGTGATGAGGGTCGGCATGCACCGCATCCTGACAGAGCCGGAACAATGGGGGCCATGCGTGCGGTCGTCCAGCGTGTCAGCGAGGCCCGGGTGGTCGTCGACGGCGAGACCGTGGGCGCGATCGACAAGCCGGGGCTGCTGGTCCTGCTCGGCGCGACCCACACCGACACCCCGGCGCTGGCGGAGAAGCTCGCCGGCAAGATCTGGGGGCTGCGGATCCTTCCCGAGGAGCGGTCCTGCTCCGACGTGGGCGCGCCGTTGCTGGTGGTCAGCCAGTTCACGCTGTACGCCGACACCCGCAAGGGCCGCCGGCCGTCCTGGTCGCAGGCCGCGCCCGGCGAGGTCGCCGAACCGCTGGTGGAGCACTTCTGCGCCGCACTTCGTGGCCTGGGGGCACACGTGGAGACCGGCCGGTTCGGCGCGCACATGGAGGTCTGCATGGTCAACGACGGACCGGTCACGCTGGTCATGGAGGTGTGAGCAGTCGATGAGCGAGCCTGAGCGTGCCGGCGCCGAAGTCCCGCGGTGGGCGCCGTCGCCGCGGGAGTACGACGACCTGGCGCTGGCCCTGGACGGCATCCTCGCCGAGGTCACCGTGGCGGCGCCGGCGAACGTCGCGTCCCGCGAGGACGCCACCCCCGAACTCGCCGCCGCCGAGCTCACCGACCTCGAGGGCACCCCGGTGGCCCGGCTGGACGTCACCGTCGCGGCGGAGACCGCGCCGGGTGCCTGGACGCTGACCGGGACCGTCACGCCGTTGCGCCCGCGCGAGGACGGCGTGTTCCGTCACCTGCACCGCAGTCCGGCGCAGGTGCGTGACACGTTCGGCCCGGACACCAGGGTGGCGGCGGTCGTGGTGGACGCTCCGCTGGACCGGGCCGCGCTGGACCGGCTGGCCGGCGCGGTCGCCGGGTACGACGCGACGGTGCTGCTCCCGCTGGTCGGCGCCGGCTCACCGCGGGGCGTCTCGGCGCACACGCTGGTCCGCGCCACCCTCGCCGCCGCCGAACTGCTGCCCGGGCAGCCGCTGGTCGTTCCCGTACCCCTCGCGGCTCGCGCGGACCCGGCGGCCGACCTCGCGCTCCGCGACCTGGTGGCCGGGGCGTACGGCGATCCGGTGCGGCTCCCGGACGAGGACGGTGGGGACGGCGACCGCGGCGGACACCCGGCGCCCGTCGCCGCGGCCCTCGGGCCCGCGACCCGGAGCGCCCACCAGCGGGGGCTCGTCGTGTTCTTCACCGGCCTGTCCGGCTCGGGCAAGTCGACACTCGCCCGCCGCCTGCACGACCTGGTGCTCGAACGCGGCGACCGTACGGTCACCCAGCTCGACGGCGACGTCGTACGCCGGATGCTGTCGGCCGGCCTCGGCTTCTCCCGCGCCGACCGCGAGGCGAACATCGCGCGGATCGGGTTCGTGGCCGCCGAGGTGGCCCGGCACGGCGGGCTCGCCATCTGCGCACCGATCGCGCCGTACGCCGCGACCCGGGCGGAAGTACGCCGGATGGTGGAGGCCGCCGGCGGTACGTTCGTTCTGATCCACGTCTCGACCCCGCTGGCCGAGTGCGAACGCCGCGACCGCAAGGGCCTCTACGCCAAGGCGCGGGCCGGGCTCATTCCCGAGTTCACCGGGATCTCCGACCCGTACGAGCCGCCGGACGACGCCGATCTGGCCCTCGACACCAGCGACGTGACCGTGGAGGACGCCGTGGCGAAGGTCCTCGGCCTGCTCGACGAACGCGGCCTGCTCAGCTCTCCTCCGCCGACGCCGTAACCGGGCGAGCAGGCCGTCCGGACGGCTCCTCCGACGCCTCCGACCGGTCCCTGGTGAGGAGCGCCCGGGCCAGAATCCCGAGCACCACGCACCCGGCGACGACGGTCGCCATCGGCAAGGCCGAGCGCACCTGGACCGCGGTGACCAGCGGGCCTGCCAACGCACCCACCACGAACTGCAGCGTGCCGATCAGTGCCGATGCCGTACCCGCCATCTCCGGGTGCTGGGCCAGGCCGAGCGCCATCGCGTTCGGCCCCACCATGCCGAGGCTCGCCACCGCCACGAACAGCGGCAGCAGGACGCCCACCACTCCCCCGACCGACGTCGCGGCCGCGAGGACCAACAGGATCGCACCGGCCAGCGACGTGAACTGGCCGATCGCCAGCAGCCGGCGCGGGTCCACCTTGCGGACCAGCCGGCCGTTGGTCTGGGAGAACGCCATGAGCCCGAGGCCGTTCAGGCCGAACAGCACGCCGTAGAACTGCGGGCTGATCCCGAAGACCTCCTGGTAGACGAACGGCGAACCGGAGATGTAGGCGAACATCCCGGCGAACCCGAAGCCGCCGGCCAGCGCGTAGCCGAGGAACGACCGGTCGCGGACCAGGCTCAGATAGCTGTTGGCCGCGTCCCGGGCCCCGCCGTGACGGCGGCGCTCGGCCGGCAGGGTCTCCCGCAGTCCGAACACGACGCCGAGGAGCAGCACCACCCCGAACGCCGTCAGCACCCCGAACAGCATTCGCCACGAGCCCAGCCGTAGCAGCTGGCCACCCACGACCGGCGCCAGGATCGGGGCCAGACCGGTGACCAGCAACAGCAGCGAGAACAGCCGGGCGATCTCCCGGCCGGACACCAGGTCACGCACGATCGCGCGGGCGATCACGATCCCCGCCGCGCCGCCGAGCGCCTGCACCACCCGCCCGGCGACCAGCACCTCGATCGTCGGTGCGACGGCACACACCACCGAGGCGACGGCGTAGGTGCCGAGGCCAACCAGCAGTGGGCGGCGCCGGCCCACCGCGTCCGAGAGCGGGCCGACCACGGCCTGACCGACGGCGAGGCCCACCAGCGCGGCGGTGAGCGTGAGCTGCAGCAACGTCTGGCTGCTGTGCAGCTCCCGCGTCATGTGCGGCAGCGCCGGGAGGTAGAGGTCGATGGTCATCGGCCCCAGAGCGGTGAGCCCGCCGAGCAGGACGATCAGCATCGGCGCGATCCGGCGCCGGCTCTGGCCGGCCGGCTGATCGGACGGCTGGCCGGAGGCCCGATCGGCCTGCTGGTCTGCCGATCGATCGGCTGACTGGTCGGGCGGCTGGGTGGAGGCGGAGGACATTGTCAGCGCAGCAACCGCGGCCGGGCGGTTCTTCCGAGTTCCGTAGCAAAGCTCAGTATGCGGACACCCGCAGCGGCGTTCACGCTCGGACGAGCTTGGTCAGCAGCAGCGCCTCGGCCGCGCAGGCCCGGGCGAAGTCGCCGAGGTGCAGGCTCTCGTCCACCCCGTGCGCCCGGCAGTGCGGGTCGGCCACGCCGGTGACCAGGATGGCCGCGTCGGGGAAGGTCTCGGCGAACTCCGCCACGAACGGGATCGAGCCGCCGATCCCGATGTCCACCGGCTGGCGGTTCCAGACCTGCGCGAACGCCGCCCTGGCCGCGTCGTAGACCGGGCCGGATGCCTGCGCTGCGTAGGGCTGGCCGGCGTCACCCGGAGTCACGTCGACCTCGACGCCCCACGGCGCGTGCGTACGCAGATGCTCGGTCAGCGCCTTCATCGCCTGCGTCGCGTCGTCGCCCGGCGCGAGCCGGACGCTGACCTTGGCCCGGGCCACCGGCACCAGGGTGTTGGACGCGTCGGCGACGCGGGGAGCGTCGATGGCCAGCACGGAGGCGGTCGGCCGGGCCCAGATGCGCTCGGCGATGCTGCCCTCGCCGAGCAGGCGTACGCCGGGACGCATCGCGGCCTCGGCACGGAACCTCTCCTCGGGGTAGTCCACGGCCGGGGCAGGTGCGGTGCCCAGGCCGTCGACGGCGACGTTCCCCTCCTCGTCGTGCAGGGTCGCCAGCAGCCGGCACAGGGCGGTGAGCGCGTCCGGTGCGGCACCGCCGTAGAGCCCGGAGTGCACACCGTGGTCGAGGGCGCGCACCTCGACCACGCAGTCGACGAGGCCCCGCAGGGTGGTGGTCAGCGCGGGGATACCGACGTCGAAGTTGGCCGAGTCGGCGAGCACGATGACGTCGGCGGCGAGCCGGTCGCGGTACTTCGCGAGGAACTCCCCGAGGGCCGGGGAACCGATCTCCTCCTCGCCCTCGACGAACACCGTCACCCCGACGGGCGGGCGGCCGCCGAAGGCCCGGACAGCGGCGAGGTGCAGGGCGATGCCGGCCTTGTCGTCGGCGGAACCGCGCCCGTAGAGGCGGCCCTCGCGTTCGGTGGGCTCGAACGGTGGGCTGGTCCACTGCGCCACCTCGCCGGTGGGCTGGACGTCGTGGTGCGCGTACAGCAGCACGGTCGGCTGGCCGGTGGGCGCCGGGAACTGAGCCACCACCGCCGGCTGGCCGCCGTCGACCTCGAGGATCTCCACGCTCTGCGCGCCCTCGGCACGGAACAGCTCGGCGGTGAGGTCGGCGGTGCGGCGTACGTCGGGCCGCGCGGCGGGGTCGGCGCTCACGGACGGGATCCGGATCAGCCGCTCCAGATCGTCCCGGACTGCGGGAAGCACGGCGCTGACGGCCTCGGCAGGGTCGATGTTGGTCACGGTGCGCCAGCGTACGCCGCCGCGACGATGTCCGGCGTCTTCCCATCTGGACGAAGTGTGCACACGCCTTCCCCACTTACCTTAGGCTATTCCCACCGGGTAGATAGGGAATATCTGAAAGGTGGGCGCGCGCGTGCGCAAGCTCGTTCTTCTCGCGATCGTCGGGCTGGCCGCCCAGCTCGTCGACGGCAGCCTGGGCATGGCCTACGGCGTCACGTCGACCACGCTCCTGCTGGCCACCGGGGTGACGCCGGCGGCCGCGTCGGCGACCGTGCACCTTGCCGAGATCGGTACGACGCTGGCCTCGGGCGCCTCGCACTGGCGGTTCGGCAACGTCGACTGGAAGGTCGTCGGCCGGATCGCGGTCCCCGGAGCGATCGGCTCCTTCGCCGGCGCGACCTTCCTCAGCTCGCTGTCCACCGACGCCGCCGCGCCGGTGATGTCCGGCATCCTGCTGGCACTCGGCATCTACATCCTGATCCGCTTCACCGCCTGGGGCACCCCGCGCGGCCAGCTCGGCAAGCCGATACGGGCGACGTTCCTTGCCCCACTCGGCATCTTCGCGGGCTTCGTCGACTCCACCGGGGGCGGCGGCTGGGGGCCGGTGGCCACCCCCGCCCTCCTCGCCAGCGGCCGGATGGAGCCGCGCCGGGTGATCGGCTCGGTCGACACCAGCGAGTTCGTGGTCTCGGTCGCGGCGAGCCTGGGCTTCCTCATCGGCCTCGGCGGCGCGGGCATCCCGCTCGGCGCGGTGGCCGCGCTCCTCGTCGGCGGCCTGGTCGCGGCACCGATCGCCGCCTGGCTGGTCCGGCTCCTGCCCGGCCGCATCCTCGGCTCGCTGGTCGGCGGCGTCATCGTGCTGACCAACGTCCGCACCATCTTGAAGTCGGACCTGGTGGACGCCGCCGCCGGCACACGCAGCGTGGCCTACGTGATCATCGCGGTGCTGTGGGCGGGCGCCGTGGCGTGGTCGCTTCGGGCCTACCGTGCGGAGAAGGCCGAGCTCGACGCGGAGGTCGAGGAGTCGGCGCCGGTCGCGGCCTGACGCGGACGACAGCTCAGCCGGCGACGGCGAGCGCGAACGGCAGCACCTCCCCCGCTCCGGCGCGCCGCAGCGCCCGGGCCGCCACCGTCATCGTCCACCGCGAGTCCACCACGTCGTCGACGAGCAGCACCGGCGGCGGCTCGCCGAGGTCCCGGCCGAGCGACGCCAGTCGCTCGCGGACTTCGGCGCCGGCGTCGAGCCGGTCCCACACGCCGGCCAGCCGGAACGCGCTGTTGCCGCCCGGCTCACCGATCGGCCCGCCGTGGACGAGCTCCATGGAACCCAGCAGCGGCAGCCGGCCGATTCGGGCCAGCCCCTCCGCGACCGAACCGACCAGTCGCGGCCGGGCACGCGAACTCATCGCCACCACCGCCACCGGCCTCCGCTCCCAGCCCCAGGTGCGGAGTACGTCGACGCAGGCCTTCATCGCCGCCTCCGGCGCCGGGGCGTCCTCGGCGCCGGGCGCCAGCAGGGTTCGCAGCCGCTGCCCCCAGCCGAGGTCGGTGAGCCTGGCCACCGCGCGACCGGTCTCCGCGCGCTCGGCGGCGGCGATCCGTCCACGCACCGGAACGCCGAGCCGGTCCATCCCGCTCGGCCACATCGCGCGAGGCTCGATCGCGACGCCCACCTGGGCAAGCCGCCCGGCCGCCGCATCCTGAGCGGACGCCGGCACGTCCGTGGAGTACCACTCCCCGGCGCACCGGTCGCAGCGCCCGCAGTCGGTGGCACTGGGGTCGTCCAGCGCGTGCTGGAGGTAGGCCATCCGGCAGCCGTCGTGCTTCTCGAACTCGAGCATCGACGCAGCCTCGGCGTCCCGGACGCCGGCCACCCGGGCGTATCGCTCGGCGTCGTAGACCCAGGGCCGGCCGGTCGCCTCCCACCCGCCGGACACCCGCCGGACCGCCCCCTCGACGTCGAGCACCTTCAGCAGCAGCTCCAGCCGAGTGCGGCGGACGTCGACGACGACCTCCAGCGCGGCGGTGGACATCGGCTTGCCGGAGTCGGCGAGGGCGGCGAGCACGGCGTCGGCCTGGTCCTGGCGCGGCATCGACGCAGTGGCGAAGTAACGCCAGATGTCGGCGTCCTCCACGCCCGGAAGCAGCAGGACGTCGGCGCGCTCGGTGGCCCGCCCGGCCCGGCCGATCTGCTGGTAGTAGGCGATCGGGGATGACGGGGCGCCGACGTGCACGATGAAGCCGAGGTCGGGCTTGTCGAAGCCCATCCCGAGCGCGGAGGTCGCGACCAGCGCCTTGACCTCGTTGCCGCGCAGGGCCTCCTCGGCTGACCGGCGTTCGGTGTCGTCGGTGCGGCCGGTGTAGGCGAGCACGGCGTGGCCCGCCTCCCGCAGCAACGCGGCGATGTCGTCGGCCGCGGCGACGGTGAGGGTGTAGATGATGCCGCTGCCCGGCAGCTCCTCGAGGTGGGCGAGCAGCCAGGCGAGCCGCTGCTGGGCGGTGGGCAGGCGGAGCACGCCGAGCCGCAGGCTGTCGCGGGCGAGCGGGCCCCGCAGGGTGAGCACGTCGCCCCCGCCGAGCTGCTCGGCAACGTCGGCGACCACCCTGGCGTTGGCGGTCGCGGTGGTGCCGAGAACCGGGGTGTCGGCGGGCAGCCGGGCCAGCAGGTCACGGATGCGGCGGTAGTCGGGCCGGAAGTCGTGGCCCCAGTCGGAGACGCAGTGGGCCTCGTCGACGACCAGCAGACCGGTCCGCTCGGCGAGCTCGGGCAGCTGCTCGGCCCGGAAGCGGGGGTTGTTGAGCCGCTCCGGGCTGACGAGCAGGACGTCGACCTCGTCTTCGGCCAGCGCCTTCACCACGTCGGCCCACTCGTCGGCGTTGGCGGAGTTGATCGTCACCGCCCGGATGCCGGCCCGCTCGGCCGCGGCCACCTGGTCGCGCATCAGGGCGAGCAGCGGCGACACGATGAGCGTGGGGCCCGCGCCCTGGGCGCGGCGCAGTGCGGTGGCCACGAAGTAGACGGCCGACTTGCCCCAGCCGGTGCGCTGGACGACGAGTGCCCGTCTGCGGCGGGCGACCAGCGCCTCGATCGCCTCCCACTGGCCCTCCCGGAACGCGGCGTCGTCCCGGCCGACCAGCCGGCGAAGGTGAGCGTCGGCCTCCGCGCGCAACCTGGCCGGGTCGTGGCGCTCGGCGGGGTCGGGGCGCTCGCCGGGATCCGCGCGTTCGACGGATCGGCGCCGCGCGCTCGGCGGGGTCTGCGACGGGCGGGCCTCGGCGTGGTCCCAGTCGTCGGGCGGTGCCGGCTCGCCCGGATCCCAGTCGTCGGGCGGGGGCTCGCGCAGGGCCCAGTCGGGCGTCGGCTCACCCGCGCTCCGCGCGGACGGTGGGTCATGGGGCTGGTGGGCTGTCACCTGGCCGACGCTAGTGGACCGCGCCGACAGCCGGTGCCACGCGTTCGCACGGGGTCGGGGGCGAGTCGGGGACATGAATCGTGGCCCTGACACCGTTGGCGAATCCGGGCATGAAGAAGCCCCCGCGTCGGGGGGTATCGCGAGGGCTTCTCCAGATGGCTTCGGACCACCGGCACTGAGACGGGGCGGATCCCGGTTGGGTTCCGTCGAATCGCAAATTTCCCCGACTTTTTCTCCCCGACCGGGCCTGGCCGCATAACCGCAGGTCAGCGCATTGTGTGGCGGTCACTCGGTCGCATCACCCGGTGCAACCTGGGCCGATGGCAGGAGCGGGAGGTAGACCGACAGGTCGGTCCGCTCCCCGCTCGCGGCCAGCGCGCCCGACTCCCGCGCGGTCGCCCAGGTCATCCGCTCGGCGGCGAGGAGTACCCAGGTCAGCGGGTCGGTCTCCACGACACCGGGGGGCGTGCCCCGGGTGTGCCGGGGGCCGGGCACGCACTGGATCGCGGCGTACGGCGGAACGCGCACCTCCACCGACCGGCCGGGCGCCCGCGCCAGCAACAGGGCGAGGGAGTGCCGGACCAGCAGTCGCAGGTCCTCGGCCGACGGGCGTTCTCCCGCGTCGTGGGCATGCAGGACGCGGGCGAGCGCGGCAGCCGCGTCGGACGGGTCGGCAGGACGCAGTCGTGCGGGCACCGGGCGAGCCTATGGCGTGGTGCGCGGCCTCGCGAGGTCACCCGCGTCAGCCGGGCAGGAGTGTCAGCCGGACCGGACGCGTCAGCCGGGTCGCCGGGAGTTGTCGTCCGCACGGTGGGAACCGGCGGAGGTCCTGGACACTGCCCGGGCCGGGCCCCGCACCACCTGGGCACGTGGCCCGGCCGCTCTCGTCGGACTCCCGGCCGCCGCCCCGCCGGCGACCAGCAGCACGCCGACCAGGGGAAGCAACCGCAGCCGCTGAACCACCGGCACGAGCGCACCGGCGAACACCAGGCCGAGGACCAGTGCCACTCCGCCGCCGAGCACCAGTCCGGCGGCCACGTCGTGCGGATAGTGCACGCCGAGGTAGACGCGGGTGGCCCCGAGCAGCAGGGCGAGCGGGACGACCAGCCACGCCAGCCGTTGCCAGGCCAGCACGAGCCCGACGGCGGCCGCGGCCGCGATCGTCGCGTGGTTGCTCGGGAACGACCAGTCGCCGCTCACCGGACACGGTGCGAGCGTGACGACTGCGGCGACCGCCCGGCACGGGCGTTCCTCGCGCAGGAAGGACTTGGCGACCTCACTGACGGCGTACGCCACGACGGTGGTGACCGGCGCCAGCACGGCGAGGGCGACACCGCGGGCGTCCCCGCGCCGGGACCGCCACCAC is part of the Actinopolymorpha sp. NPDC004070 genome and encodes:
- a CDS encoding RecQ family ATP-dependent DNA helicase codes for the protein MRAEADAHLRRLVGRDDAAFREGQWEAIEALVARRRRALVVQRTGWGKSAVYFVATALRRAQGAGPTLIVSPLLALMRDQVAAAERAGIRAVTINSANADEWADVVKALAEDEVDVLLVSPERLNNPRFRAEQLPELAERTGLLVVDEAHCVSDWGHDFRPDYRRIRDLLARLPADTPVLGTTATANARVVADVAEQLGGGDVLTLRGPLARDSLRLGVLRLPTAQQRLAWLLAHLEELPGSGIIYTLTVAAADDIAALLREAGHAVLAYTGRTDDTERRSAEEALRGNEVKALVATSALGMGFDKPDLGFIVHVGAPSSPIAYYQQIGRAGRATERADVLLLPGVEDADIWRYFATASMPRQDQADAVLAALADSGKPMSTAALEVVVDVRRTRLELLLKVLDVEGAVRRVSGGWEATGRPWVYDAERYARVAGVRDAEAASMLEFEKHDGCRMAYLQHALDDPSATDCGRCDRCAGEWYSTDVPASAQDAAAGRLAQVGVAIEPRAMWPSGMDRLGVPVRGRIAAAERAETGRAVARLTDLGWGQRLRTLLAPGAEDAPAPEAAMKACVDVLRTWGWERRPVAVVAMSSRARPRLVGSVAEGLARIGRLPLLGSMELVHGGPIGEPGGNSAFRLAGVWDRLDAGAEVRERLASLGRDLGEPPPVLLVDDVVDSRWTMTVAARALRRAGAGEVLPFALAVAG
- a CDS encoding sulfite exporter TauE/SafE family protein, encoding MRKLVLLAIVGLAAQLVDGSLGMAYGVTSTTLLLATGVTPAAASATVHLAEIGTTLASGASHWRFGNVDWKVVGRIAVPGAIGSFAGATFLSSLSTDAAAPVMSGILLALGIYILIRFTAWGTPRGQLGKPIRATFLAPLGIFAGFVDSTGGGGWGPVATPALLASGRMEPRRVIGSVDTSEFVVSVAASLGFLIGLGGAGIPLGAVAALLVGGLVAAPIAAWLVRLLPGRILGSLVGGVIVLTNVRTILKSDLVDAAAGTRSVAYVIIAVLWAGAVAWSLRAYRAEKAELDAEVEESAPVAA
- the cysC gene encoding adenylyl-sulfate kinase, which encodes MSEPERAGAEVPRWAPSPREYDDLALALDGILAEVTVAAPANVASREDATPELAAAELTDLEGTPVARLDVTVAAETAPGAWTLTGTVTPLRPREDGVFRHLHRSPAQVRDTFGPDTRVAAVVVDAPLDRAALDRLAGAVAGYDATVLLPLVGAGSPRGVSAHTLVRATLAAAELLPGQPLVVPVPLAARADPAADLALRDLVAGAYGDPVRLPDEDGGDGDRGGHPAPVAAALGPATRSAHQRGLVVFFTGLSGSGKSTLARRLHDLVLERGDRTVTQLDGDVVRRMLSAGLGFSRADREANIARIGFVAAEVARHGGLAICAPIAPYAATRAEVRRMVEAAGGTFVLIHVSTPLAECERRDRKGLYAKARAGLIPEFTGISDPYEPPDDADLALDTSDVTVEDAVAKVLGLLDERGLLSSPPPTP
- a CDS encoding phosphatase PAP2 family protein, producing the protein MSPVMTLVTTSVTTPVLTPGLDAGWYREVTEFAASTPGWLARLAEAATDAGFAVFAVLFVFAWWRSRRGDARGVALAVLAPVTTVVAYAVSEVAKSFLREERPCRAVAAVVTLAPCPVSGDWSFPSNHATIAAAAAVGLVLAWQRLAWLVVPLALLLGATRVYLGVHYPHDVAAGLVLGGGVALVLGLVFAGALVPVVQRLRLLPLVGVLLVAGGAAAGSPTRAAGPRAQVVRGPARAVSRTSAGSHRADDNSRRPG
- the dtd gene encoding D-aminoacyl-tRNA deacylase; translation: MRAVVQRVSEARVVVDGETVGAIDKPGLLVLLGATHTDTPALAEKLAGKIWGLRILPEERSCSDVGAPLLVVSQFTLYADTRKGRRPSWSQAAPGEVAEPLVEHFCAALRGLGAHVETGRFGAHMEVCMVNDGPVTLVMEV
- a CDS encoding 3-keto-5-aminohexanoate cleavage protein, producing the protein MPTLITVAPTGAETTKEACPTLPTTLPELVETARRCQDAGAAMIHLHIRDAEHRPTLDVGRLRAAVAAVRAETDLVVQLSTGGAVTDPLEDRLRVLDAEPDSCSLTMGTVNFGDDVFINPWPFVTRLYELSQEREIVPEFELFDLGHVAALHRLLDTYGLPYGGRVHADLVMGVPGGMPGDTATLVAAVRALPEAVTSWSATGIGRTTLPVALAALSCGGHLRVGMEDTLNFARGRPVRHNDELVARAARLAELAQRPAMSPGEARDLLNVKPR
- a CDS encoding Bcr/CflA family multidrug efflux MFS transporter translates to MSSASTQPPDQSADRSADQQADRASGQPSDQPAGQSRRRIAPMLIVLLGGLTALGPMTIDLYLPALPHMTRELHSSQTLLQLTLTAALVGLAVGQAVVGPLSDAVGRRRPLLVGLGTYAVASVVCAVAPTIEVLVAGRVVQALGGAAGIVIARAIVRDLVSGREIARLFSLLLLVTGLAPILAPVVGGQLLRLGSWRMLFGVLTAFGVVLLLGVVFGLRETLPAERRRHGGARDAANSYLSLVRDRSFLGYALAGGFGFAGMFAYISGSPFVYQEVFGISPQFYGVLFGLNGLGLMAFSQTNGRLVRKVDPRRLLAIGQFTSLAGAILLVLAAATSVGGVVGVLLPLFVAVASLGMVGPNAMALGLAQHPEMAGTASALIGTLQFVVGALAGPLVTAVQVRSALPMATVVAGCVVLGILARALLTRDRSEASEEPSGRPARPVTASAEES
- a CDS encoding sterol carrier family protein gives rise to the protein MPARLRPADPSDAAAALARVLHAHDAGERPSAEDLRLLVRHSLALLLARAPGRSVEVRVPPYAAIQCVPGPRHTRGTPPGVVETDPLTWVLLAAERMTWATARESGALAASGERTDLSVYLPLLPSAQVAPGDATE
- a CDS encoding asparaginase translates to MSSQPPQPAHLPVLAEVVRSGFVECRHHGSVVVLDADGSTALAVGDVESPIYPRSANKPMQAAGMLHSGLDLEGELLALATASHSGEEFHVAGVRRILAGAGLTEDDLRCPPDWPADVAARDTLVRAGGGPARVTMNCSGKHAAMLATCVAAGWPTQTYLDPGHPLQKAIRESVERLAAEKVAHTGVDGCGAPLFALSLTGLARAFQAMVRAPEGSPEGRLVATVRAHPAYVSGSTRDEAALIGATPGLFAKGGAEACYAVALPDGRAVALKIEDGGQRARPVVMAAVLRRLGVTNPAVGDQAHAVLTGGGIPVGEIRAVGL
- a CDS encoding dipeptidase, with translation MTNIDPAEAVSAVLPAVRDDLERLIRIPSVSADPAARPDVRRTADLTAELFRAEGAQSVEILEVDGGQPAVVAQFPAPTGQPTVLLYAHHDVQPTGEVAQWTSPPFEPTEREGRLYGRGSADDKAGIALHLAAVRAFGGRPPVGVTVFVEGEEEIGSPALGEFLAKYRDRLAADVIVLADSANFDVGIPALTTTLRGLVDCVVEVRALDHGVHSGLYGGAAPDALTALCRLLATLHDEEGNVAVDGLGTAPAPAVDYPEERFRAEAAMRPGVRLLGEGSIAERIWARPTASVLAIDAPRVADASNTLVPVARAKVSVRLAPGDDATQAMKALTEHLRTHAPWGVEVDVTPGDAGQPYAAQASGPVYDAARAAFAQVWNRQPVDIGIGGSIPFVAEFAETFPDAAILVTGVADPHCRAHGVDESLHLGDFARACAAEALLLTKLVRA